From a single Methylacidiphilum kamchatkense Kam1 genomic region:
- a CDS encoding phosphoribosylaminoimidazolesuccinocarboxamide synthase, which translates to MEAKQDLERFGLRKIRSGKVRDLYAWKEELWMVTTDRVSAFDCILPEVIPTKGIIINQIALGWLEKTSLLFPNALLTEELPHEVNLPEWKGRLMRMLPCDPIPMEFIARGYLVGSGWKEYLEKGTVGGYRLPPHLTFGSPLPEPLFSPTTKAKEGHDEALDIESAKKILGDDYELLKNMTLDLYLFGKKYAYQKGLILVDTKFEFGRRDEKLYLIDEMLTPDSSRFWLVEDYEKHKGNSAHYDKQIIRKYLEQLKWNKQPPPPHLSQEIIRETQKRYKEVLSRLFPERLKKLEASISP; encoded by the coding sequence ATGGAAGCGAAGCAAGATTTGGAACGATTCGGTCTTCGAAAAATAAGAAGCGGAAAAGTAAGAGATCTTTATGCTTGGAAAGAAGAACTTTGGATGGTGACCACTGATAGAGTATCTGCCTTTGATTGCATTCTACCGGAAGTCATTCCAACAAAGGGTATTATTATTAATCAAATAGCCTTGGGTTGGTTAGAAAAAACCTCCTTGCTTTTTCCCAATGCGCTATTAACTGAGGAACTTCCCCATGAAGTGAATCTGCCAGAATGGAAAGGTAGGCTGATGCGAATGCTTCCTTGCGATCCAATACCGATGGAATTTATCGCCAGGGGTTATCTAGTGGGTAGCGGTTGGAAAGAATATCTTGAAAAAGGGACAGTAGGCGGCTACCGACTACCCCCTCATTTGACTTTTGGCAGTCCATTACCTGAGCCTTTATTCAGTCCTACAACAAAGGCTAAAGAAGGGCATGATGAGGCGCTTGATATAGAATCAGCCAAGAAAATCCTCGGGGATGATTACGAGCTTTTAAAAAATATGACCCTAGATCTCTATCTTTTTGGGAAAAAATATGCCTATCAAAAAGGCTTGATTCTTGTGGATACAAAATTTGAGTTCGGCAGAAGAGACGAAAAACTCTATTTAATTGATGAAATGCTTACACCAGACAGTTCTCGGTTTTGGTTGGTCGAAGATTATGAAAAACACAAAGGAAATTCTGCCCATTACGATAAGCAGATCATACGCAAGTATCTTGAACAATTGAAATGGAACAAGCAGCCACCCCCACCACATCTCAGTCAAGAAATCATAAGAGAAACACAAAAGCGGTATAAAGAAGTCCTTTCCAGGCTTTTTCCAGAACGACTTAAAAAGCTAGAAGCCTCCATTAGTCCATAA
- a CDS encoding glycosyltransferase encodes MTTSAPSESQLFSQRIKIHSKFFYDKGKKFYIQGVNYGPFRPRDSTNSYFPLAEEVRTDFLLMQKAGINTVRTYHFPPCWLLDLAEEYGLKILVSIPWTERYLYFSDPHSFNAFKQWIKQKVKEYVGHRALLGYFVDNELPPDCIRFYGRKKIEKLISDLLLLIKDTDGEALVSYANFPPTEYFQPYPVDFYSFNVYLHNPKDLEAYLYKLQNLAGEKPLLLSEFGMDSLRHGQDDQAWLLGEHIRIVFQTGLAGTIIFSWTDEWFTGGMEIEDWAFGLVTKNREPKKSYWIISKLFQGHPLPLYQRFPLERTPKVSVIVCSYNGANTLSDCLSSLRAIQYPDYEIIVVDDGSTDHTQEILKKFPEVISIHQANKGLGVARNEGIKRASGEIVVFTDSDCMADPDWLYFLVKTLLDKQYVACGGPNYSPIPKGLIQAIISLAPGSPSHVLLTDSSAEHIPGCNMAFWKWIFEKVGYFDPTFRKAGDDVDICWRILFNGYQIGFNPSAIVWHYRRFTIKEYLKQQIGYGEAEALLRFKHPHSFGALGSAIWKGQIYEQNFNLFSLRKSSIYQGVFGTGLFQFLYPGKENYWATLTRSFEYVMAASFLSLLLFTIERTRLWFFLPFLPPLSSALSYIAQLKADPKKLRFTSKLLLFFLVVIQPIVRGLTRHKHWFFSRKLPLAFPGNSTNLIPAIFTIQTPLILSYWSKTGQDRISLLKKIVEKLDEKACRYALDSGWDSWDIFLYADTFWDCPLLSLTEIYPQNERIIKIKLDAKPTTLHKLILIIMLLATCFLWIGVGQTSLLATLPLLALLSFYLRIKQRRMFIKLMAFIDQAAKEALLTKI; translated from the coding sequence GTGACAACATCAGCTCCTTCTGAATCTCAACTATTTTCTCAAAGAATAAAAATTCATTCCAAATTTTTTTACGACAAAGGGAAAAAGTTTTACATCCAAGGAGTTAATTATGGCCCTTTCCGACCAAGGGATTCGACAAATTCATATTTTCCTCTTGCAGAAGAAGTCAGAACGGATTTTCTACTCATGCAGAAAGCAGGGATAAATACGGTTAGGACCTATCATTTTCCTCCTTGCTGGTTGTTAGATCTAGCAGAAGAATACGGGCTAAAAATTTTAGTTTCTATTCCTTGGACAGAAAGATACCTCTACTTTTCCGATCCCCACTCATTCAATGCTTTTAAACAATGGATAAAACAGAAAGTAAAAGAGTATGTGGGCCATCGAGCCCTATTAGGTTATTTTGTCGACAACGAACTGCCCCCAGACTGCATTCGTTTTTACGGAAGAAAAAAAATTGAAAAACTCATTTCCGATTTGCTTCTCCTTATTAAAGATACTGATGGGGAAGCTCTTGTCAGCTATGCCAATTTCCCCCCAACGGAATACTTCCAACCATATCCCGTAGATTTTTATAGTTTCAATGTTTATTTGCACAACCCCAAAGACTTGGAAGCCTATTTGTACAAACTGCAAAATCTAGCAGGAGAAAAACCACTCCTTCTAAGTGAGTTTGGCATGGATTCCTTGAGGCACGGACAGGACGATCAAGCATGGCTACTTGGAGAACATATTCGGATTGTTTTCCAAACAGGACTAGCTGGAACGATCATATTCAGCTGGACAGATGAATGGTTTACTGGAGGGATGGAAATAGAAGATTGGGCTTTTGGATTGGTAACCAAAAATAGAGAACCCAAAAAAAGTTATTGGATTATTAGCAAACTTTTCCAAGGACACCCCCTTCCCCTTTACCAAAGATTTCCTTTGGAACGCACTCCGAAAGTCTCTGTGATCGTTTGCAGTTACAATGGAGCCAATACTCTTTCTGATTGTCTTTCCTCATTGAGGGCCATTCAATATCCAGATTATGAAATTATAGTGGTCGACGATGGTTCAACGGATCATACCCAGGAGATACTCAAAAAATTTCCTGAAGTTATTTCTATTCATCAAGCAAACAAAGGGTTAGGAGTCGCCAGAAACGAAGGTATTAAAAGAGCTTCTGGAGAAATTGTTGTTTTTACAGATTCAGACTGTATGGCCGATCCCGATTGGCTATACTTTCTCGTCAAGACCCTGCTTGATAAACAATACGTGGCCTGTGGAGGACCTAACTATTCTCCTATCCCCAAAGGTCTTATCCAGGCAATTATATCCCTAGCACCTGGCTCCCCCAGTCATGTACTGCTGACTGATAGCTCTGCAGAACATATTCCTGGCTGTAATATGGCCTTTTGGAAATGGATATTTGAGAAAGTAGGCTATTTTGATCCTACTTTTCGGAAAGCTGGAGACGATGTGGATATTTGTTGGAGAATATTATTTAATGGATACCAAATCGGATTTAATCCTTCGGCAATCGTTTGGCATTATAGAAGATTTACGATCAAAGAATATCTCAAACAGCAAATAGGTTATGGGGAAGCCGAAGCGCTCCTTCGTTTTAAACATCCCCATTCCTTTGGAGCGTTGGGCAGTGCAATCTGGAAGGGGCAAATATATGAACAAAATTTTAATCTTTTCTCTTTGAGAAAATCTTCCATCTATCAAGGTGTTTTTGGAACCGGATTGTTTCAATTTTTATACCCTGGAAAAGAAAATTATTGGGCTACTCTCACAAGAAGTTTCGAGTATGTGATGGCTGCTTCTTTTCTTTCTCTGCTCCTTTTTACTATTGAAAGAACTAGACTATGGTTCTTTCTTCCTTTCCTTCCTCCTCTTTCGTCAGCCTTAAGCTATATTGCCCAACTGAAAGCTGATCCCAAAAAATTGAGATTTACTTCTAAACTTCTCCTTTTTTTCCTCGTCGTTATCCAACCCATTGTTAGGGGCCTTACAAGACATAAGCACTGGTTTTTTTCTCGGAAGCTGCCATTAGCTTTTCCAGGGAACAGTACCAATCTGATCCCTGCAATATTCACAATACAAACGCCTCTTATCCTCTCTTATTGGTCCAAAACAGGCCAAGATAGAATTAGCCTTTTAAAAAAGATTGTTGAAAAACTCGATGAAAAAGCTTGCCGTTATGCCTTAGACTCTGGTTGGGACAGTTGGGATATTTTTCTCTATGCAGACACCTTCTGGGACTGCCCCCTGCTTAGTCTTACTGAAATCTATCCTCAAAATGAGAGGATTATAAAAATAAAATTGGATGCTAAACCAACAACCCTCCACAAATTAATCTTAATTATTATGCTTCTAGCTACATGTTTTCTATGGATTGGAGTAGGACAGACTTCGCTCTTGGCTACACTACCTCTGCTAGCCCTTCTTTCTTTTTACTTGAGAATCAAACAAAGAAGGATGTTCATTAAACTAATGGCTTTCATCGATCAAGCTGCCAAAGAAGCCCTTTTGACAAAAATCTAA
- a CDS encoding ABC transporter ATP-binding protein → MKNATHPTTHRLKKLSFIPALFDSFAIYKRTLPYYQPFFPKLLLCAFLIILSVGLNILRPWPVKWLIDDVLLKTINHLPHGYSQNLMTTAFIGCATLFLIYLIHSQLTLLINSLLYRIGLSALLKLRTDTFSFLQYLPLRFHESTKSGDIVYRIAYDSQSILTMLIRGFSTIFSSSLLLIGTLVVMLKLNLYLATTALGIAPLLWAIISANTANIRKKSTRVQEQESNLLAETSERISSMRLIQAFSKEEESIASFEKAAWNSLNANFEYLQTSNLSSLLITMTTAFGTALILFIGTNEVWKGRLSIGQLWIFLSYLASLYQPMEQLSYTSWALESATSSMKRIFELFEIPNEVSEPSNGIVLKAPQGKIEFRNVSFGYHPGKPVLKNISFTINPGERVAIVGPTGSGKTTILSLLCRFYDPIEGAITIDGIDLRSITKKSLRQHISLVLQDTILFNTTVEKNIKFGKEGASHDEIIEAAKEASVDSFISQLPKGYDTIVGEKGALLSGGQRQRIGLARAFLRNSPILLLDEPTSSLDLKTELELMSSLLHLMKNKTTLFVTHRLHIIHSWERILVIVDGKICEEGSGKELLDKKGVFYHLWKAGNFFSPSTEPL, encoded by the coding sequence ATGAAGAATGCAACCCACCCAACAACGCATCGACTCAAGAAGCTTTCTTTTATACCTGCTCTTTTTGATTCCTTTGCCATTTATAAGCGTACGTTGCCTTATTATCAACCTTTCTTTCCCAAACTCCTTCTCTGCGCATTTTTGATTATTCTTTCTGTGGGGCTAAATATCCTAAGACCTTGGCCAGTGAAATGGCTCATTGACGATGTGCTGCTAAAAACCATCAATCACCTCCCCCATGGTTATAGTCAGAATCTTATGACCACAGCTTTTATTGGCTGTGCAACCTTATTTCTGATCTATTTGATCCATAGCCAATTAACCCTTCTAATCAATTCTTTACTCTATCGCATAGGGCTATCAGCACTTCTGAAATTAAGAACTGATACTTTCTCCTTCCTTCAATATCTTCCATTACGTTTCCATGAATCAACCAAAAGTGGAGACATAGTTTATCGAATTGCCTATGATAGCCAATCAATACTGACCATGTTGATTAGGGGATTTAGCACTATCTTTAGTTCTTCCCTCCTGCTCATTGGCACCTTAGTGGTGATGCTGAAGCTTAATCTATATCTAGCCACAACCGCCCTGGGAATTGCTCCTTTGTTATGGGCAATTATCTCAGCCAATACCGCTAACATCAGGAAAAAAAGTACCCGAGTCCAAGAACAGGAAAGCAATCTTTTGGCAGAGACCTCAGAAAGAATTTCTTCAATGCGGTTGATTCAAGCTTTCTCTAAAGAAGAAGAATCGATAGCATCTTTTGAAAAAGCAGCTTGGAACAGTCTGAACGCCAACTTTGAATACCTGCAGACTAGTAATCTCTCTTCCCTTCTTATAACAATGACCACAGCCTTCGGAACAGCCCTGATACTTTTCATAGGGACGAATGAAGTCTGGAAAGGAAGATTATCTATTGGGCAATTATGGATTTTTCTAAGTTATCTGGCTTCCTTATATCAACCGATGGAACAGCTCAGTTACACGTCTTGGGCTTTGGAAAGTGCCACAAGTAGTATGAAAAGAATTTTCGAGCTCTTTGAGATTCCTAATGAAGTTTCAGAGCCTTCTAATGGAATCGTTTTGAAGGCTCCACAAGGTAAAATAGAATTTAGAAACGTCTCTTTCGGGTATCACCCAGGAAAGCCTGTTCTCAAAAATATAAGTTTCACTATCAATCCCGGAGAACGCGTTGCTATTGTAGGTCCCACAGGATCCGGAAAAACAACCATTCTTTCCTTACTCTGTAGGTTTTATGATCCAATCGAAGGTGCTATCACTATCGACGGCATCGACCTACGAAGCATCACCAAAAAATCATTACGCCAACATATTTCTCTCGTCTTACAAGATACTATTCTATTCAATACGACCGTCGAAAAAAATATCAAATTCGGGAAAGAGGGAGCCAGTCACGATGAAATCATCGAAGCAGCAAAAGAAGCTTCCGTCGATTCGTTTATTAGCCAACTGCCTAAAGGATATGATACGATTGTAGGAGAAAAAGGGGCACTTCTCAGCGGGGGACAAAGACAACGAATAGGTTTAGCCAGAGCTTTCTTAAGAAATTCTCCAATCCTTCTTTTGGACGAACCAACCAGCTCCTTAGATTTAAAAACGGAACTAGAACTGATGTCTTCCTTACTGCACCTGATGAAGAATAAGACTACCCTTTTCGTTACCCATAGGCTCCACATCATCCATTCTTGGGAACGTATTCTTGTGATAGTAGATGGGAAAATCTGCGAAGAAGGAAGCGGTAAAGAACTATTAGACAAAAAAGGGGTCTTCTATCACCTATGGAAAGCAGGCAATTTTTTCTCACCTTCTACTGAACCTCTTTGA
- a CDS encoding substrate-binding domain-containing protein has translation MALKDSLINNPLRLTRIGKGLSQKELASKIGVSRQTIHAMESGRYVPNTAVALRLARVLGKSVEFLFPYSPDFVDVDCIVGMDQQNTHTEKSPERLVVGEVRGKKIAWPSTSLDLNLGYVEANAFRVRSEGNCRQLRLLCPYSEIEKQIFLVGCDPALGMLSNRLARYSDFKLWWFRQPSLKALSSLQLGFAHVGGFHFPKEHPKNNIASGTEALAKTGGLIFAFSKWEEGFVVKPGNPLRIRQIEDLLRKNVRFVNREDGSGTRILLDSLLNKAEIQPDQINGYRIELPTALDVAKAVGYGFADVGLSSRACAEITSLDFVPLYEMEFWLAIPHDLILQPAVEKFLDFLKSGDLKNDLALLPGYSFEALGEIVKEVQ, from the coding sequence ATGGCTTTAAAAGATTCTCTCATAAATAATCCTCTTCGGTTGACAAGGATTGGCAAAGGCCTATCCCAAAAGGAACTTGCTTCCAAAATTGGGGTAAGTCGCCAAACCATTCATGCGATGGAAAGTGGGCGCTATGTACCTAATACGGCCGTTGCTCTTAGGTTGGCTCGGGTTTTAGGAAAAAGTGTCGAGTTTCTTTTTCCTTATAGCCCGGATTTTGTAGATGTCGATTGTATTGTTGGGATGGATCAGCAAAATACACACACTGAAAAAAGCCCAGAAAGATTGGTTGTGGGAGAGGTGAGAGGAAAGAAGATTGCATGGCCTTCTACCAGTCTAGACTTAAATCTTGGGTATGTTGAAGCGAATGCTTTTCGAGTACGTTCTGAAGGGAATTGTCGACAACTCAGGCTTCTTTGCCCCTATTCAGAAATAGAAAAACAAATTTTTTTGGTTGGGTGTGATCCTGCTCTTGGAATGCTCTCTAATCGTCTTGCTAGGTATTCTGACTTTAAGCTATGGTGGTTCAGACAACCAAGTCTTAAAGCCCTAAGTTCTCTACAGTTGGGATTTGCTCATGTTGGTGGTTTCCATTTTCCGAAAGAGCATCCAAAAAACAATATCGCAAGTGGTACCGAAGCATTGGCCAAAACAGGAGGCTTGATTTTCGCTTTTAGTAAATGGGAAGAAGGGTTCGTGGTGAAACCTGGCAATCCATTGAGAATACGACAAATAGAAGATCTCCTCCGAAAAAATGTCCGGTTTGTCAATAGAGAAGATGGCTCTGGAACCCGAATATTGCTTGATAGCTTGCTAAACAAGGCAGAGATCCAACCAGATCAAATTAACGGATATCGCATCGAGCTACCTACTGCTTTGGATGTTGCCAAGGCTGTTGGGTATGGATTTGCCGATGTTGGATTAAGTTCGAGGGCTTGTGCGGAGATCACTTCCTTGGATTTTGTTCCGCTTTATGAGATGGAGTTTTGGTTAGCTATCCCTCATGATTTAATTTTGCAGCCTGCGGTAGAAAAATTTCTGGATTTTCTCAAATCTGGGGATCTTAAAAATGATTTAGCCTTATTACCTGGTTATAGTTTTGAGGCTTTAGGGGAAATAGTCAAAGAGGTTCAGTAG
- a CDS encoding FtsZ/tubulin family protein, with protein sequence MTKNVVVGIGGAGINLLDEWILAEEPRGHFYALDADFSSVEASLAERRILLGKEATKGLGSCGDLELASKIFEEEEPRIEQMLEDCEHLLVLSGLGGAMGSAGLRFFSRKASERVKTLSAIAFLPFHSEAFLRRDTARKTVQELLEFPHQFIFFSNEKAKGVFGPADDPLRVYRNLNKKVSSIISCWYHLTQAATEEAPFDSINFPSLLFVEDFYSFSLRGVEKLPDTIQPYLQPAKDAASEQNRKVAWVCFFLSPPKAEEDLRSLFQAEESLFDRFYMSIIREDMGAGEEGFVLIGNAAGEKFIEREVDKQLERIDADLADDKSSTQPADGLQKESISTGIFTKGYKTIHKGVNLDLPAFLRKGISIKI encoded by the coding sequence TTGACGAAAAATGTCGTTGTTGGGATAGGAGGAGCGGGGATTAATTTACTGGACGAATGGATCTTGGCGGAAGAGCCTCGTGGCCACTTTTATGCCTTGGATGCTGATTTTTCCAGTGTAGAAGCAAGCCTTGCAGAAAGAAGAATACTACTTGGCAAAGAGGCGACAAAGGGGTTAGGATCATGTGGGGATTTGGAATTGGCATCGAAGATTTTCGAGGAAGAAGAACCGAGAATTGAACAGATGTTGGAGGACTGTGAGCATTTATTAGTTTTATCTGGGCTTGGAGGAGCAATGGGCAGCGCAGGGCTCCGATTCTTTTCTAGAAAAGCCAGCGAAAGAGTCAAGACTCTCAGTGCTATAGCTTTTCTTCCGTTTCATTCTGAGGCCTTTTTGCGTCGAGACACAGCAAGAAAAACCGTGCAAGAACTTTTAGAGTTTCCTCATCAGTTCATTTTTTTCTCTAACGAAAAAGCAAAGGGAGTTTTTGGTCCAGCAGATGATCCCCTTCGGGTGTATAGAAATCTCAATAAAAAAGTAAGCTCTATCATTTCCTGTTGGTACCACTTAACCCAAGCGGCTACAGAAGAAGCTCCTTTTGATAGCATCAATTTCCCTTCCCTTCTCTTTGTCGAAGACTTTTATAGTTTTTCCTTACGAGGGGTAGAGAAACTACCAGATACGATACAACCTTATTTGCAGCCAGCTAAGGATGCCGCTTCAGAACAGAATAGGAAGGTGGCCTGGGTTTGTTTTTTTCTTTCTCCTCCGAAAGCTGAGGAAGACCTACGAAGCCTTTTTCAGGCCGAAGAAAGCTTGTTCGACCGTTTCTATATGAGTATTATTCGAGAAGATATGGGTGCTGGAGAGGAGGGGTTTGTTCTTATTGGTAATGCGGCTGGAGAAAAGTTTATTGAAAGAGAGGTAGACAAACAACTCGAAAGGATCGATGCCGACCTTGCGGATGATAAAAGCTCTACACAACCTGCCGATGGCCTTCAAAAAGAGAGTATTTCTACTGGTATTTTTACCAAAGGCTATAAAACGATCCATAAAGGCGTTAATTTGGATCTGCCTGCTTTTTTAAGAAAAGGGATCTCTATTAAAATTTGA
- the ftsA gene encoding cell division protein FtsA has protein sequence MFWKKEWPILVGLEIGTSKIACSVAELREEGELYLLGIAESPSLNVRKGEIVDFELAQKSVHDAIVEAEAKTNVAIEEVYLAISGAHIRSFNSKVVISLGEEGDRIDQKHLMELRSLVRQQALPTGQILLHDLLKTYSLDDGTLTENPIGLFSKKLTAEYHLISGIATRLQTTVRCVKELSIDIRNYCLSIFATAQAVLTRSQKMHGAIVIDLGAGLTDYIVYHGGIIVHSGVIGVGQDHLTNDLALALRIPFPQAEEIKKHFGSFKLGSESIKKRLTTSNHPLPEERLVPYNAIVKIMRARQEEIFEIIKEDLEMQSFWPHFTGTIYLTGGGSKIDGVEELAQKIFGYPVKLAEPLPFEGDQSYLNRPDLYTVLGLLRYGRIFEMESLKEGPLGKMRSSLLRFLGNIKFLN, from the coding sequence ATGTTTTGGAAGAAAGAATGGCCAATTCTTGTTGGGCTTGAAATAGGGACAAGCAAAATAGCTTGTTCGGTGGCTGAACTAAGGGAAGAGGGCGAGCTCTACTTATTGGGGATTGCGGAGAGCCCTTCGCTCAATGTTAGAAAGGGGGAAATCGTCGATTTTGAGCTAGCTCAAAAATCGGTACATGATGCTATAGTAGAAGCTGAAGCAAAAACCAATGTAGCGATCGAAGAAGTCTATCTGGCCATTAGTGGAGCCCATATCCGATCTTTCAATTCTAAAGTGGTTATCAGCCTTGGAGAAGAAGGAGATCGCATCGACCAAAAGCACTTAATGGAACTTAGGTCTCTGGTCAGACAGCAGGCCTTGCCGACGGGACAAATCCTTCTACATGACCTATTGAAAACCTATTCTTTAGACGATGGCACACTGACGGAAAATCCTATTGGTCTTTTTTCAAAGAAGTTGACAGCGGAGTATCATCTCATTTCAGGCATTGCTACGAGGCTTCAAACGACTGTCCGGTGCGTAAAAGAGCTTTCTATTGATATTCGCAATTACTGTCTGAGTATCTTTGCAACAGCTCAAGCGGTGCTCACACGGAGTCAGAAAATGCATGGAGCAATTGTTATTGACCTAGGAGCAGGGCTAACCGACTATATCGTGTATCACGGAGGCATTATCGTTCACTCTGGAGTGATCGGGGTAGGGCAAGATCATTTAACCAATGATTTAGCTCTAGCCTTAAGAATTCCATTTCCTCAAGCAGAAGAAATAAAGAAACATTTTGGTTCTTTTAAGTTAGGCTCGGAATCCATAAAAAAGAGACTGACAACAAGCAATCATCCCCTTCCCGAAGAAAGATTGGTGCCTTATAATGCCATTGTAAAAATTATGAGAGCCCGGCAAGAAGAAATTTTTGAGATTATCAAAGAGGATCTCGAAATGCAATCATTTTGGCCTCATTTTACAGGGACCATCTACTTGACTGGCGGCGGAAGCAAGATCGATGGAGTAGAAGAGCTAGCTCAAAAAATCTTTGGCTATCCTGTGAAATTAGCCGAACCGCTGCCTTTTGAAGGGGATCAATCCTATCTCAATAGACCGGATCTGTATACCGTTTTAGGCTTACTCAGATATGGACGGATATTCGAAATGGAGAGTCTAAAGGAAGGACCGCTTGGAAAAATGCGTTCTTCACTCTTGCGATTTTTAGGAAATATCAAATTTTTAAATTAA
- a CDS encoding cell division protein FtsQ/DivIB — MKVKNRPRKRKKNRLKKAPMELLHVEGKERVPKKGIKFSLLLKSLLYIGMFVIVTFGGFKSWNYFKNNLLARYGYQLKHINVELIGSGRLTKDEVLRASNVHVGDNIFNLSLKDIYSKVSSIQEVDKALVRRELPDRILIRIWERKPVVRLAVKSKENRKYCLDEKGYPFVTENREDLLSLPEMVGVPLKLIEGKKRIEEPEVSAALNLLHILENSSLHFAFDPQTIDVSRPLSIGLLTRDGVRLTFRIDHLNEQVQRLQKIYSFSQSHGRKISMVDLTPEQNVPVIFQ; from the coding sequence ATGAAGGTAAAGAACAGGCCAAGAAAGAGAAAAAAGAATCGACTCAAGAAAGCTCCAATGGAGCTTTTGCACGTCGAAGGCAAAGAAAGAGTGCCTAAAAAAGGGATCAAATTTTCTCTTTTATTAAAATCGTTGTTATATATCGGAATGTTTGTGATTGTGACTTTCGGAGGATTTAAAAGCTGGAATTATTTTAAAAACAATCTATTAGCGCGTTACGGCTATCAGCTTAAACACATCAACGTTGAGCTTATCGGGAGCGGACGCCTCACAAAAGACGAGGTTCTCCGTGCTTCAAATGTGCATGTTGGAGATAATATCTTTAACCTGTCGTTGAAGGATATCTATTCGAAAGTTTCTTCCATTCAAGAAGTAGATAAAGCCCTTGTCCGGAGGGAACTTCCCGATCGCATCCTAATAAGGATTTGGGAAAGAAAACCTGTTGTGAGATTGGCAGTGAAATCCAAAGAGAATAGGAAGTATTGTCTTGATGAAAAAGGCTATCCATTTGTAACAGAAAACAGGGAGGATCTTCTTTCTTTGCCAGAAATGGTGGGGGTTCCTTTGAAATTGATTGAAGGGAAAAAAAGAATAGAAGAACCGGAGGTTTCTGCTGCCCTTAATTTGCTTCATATATTAGAAAATTCTTCTTTACACTTCGCCTTTGATCCTCAAACTATCGATGTGTCAAGGCCACTTTCTATTGGTCTCCTTACAAGAGATGGAGTCCGGCTTACCTTCCGGATCGATCATTTGAATGAACAGGTACAAAGGCTGCAAAAAATTTATTCTTTTTCTCAGAGCCATGGCCGTAAAATCTCCATGGTCGATCTAACTCCAGAGCAAAATGTACCAGTAATCTTTCAGTAA
- a CDS encoding D-alanine--D-alanine ligase yields MKPGLPKHITVLKGGPSAERQISLKTASAVESALCALGYELTAVDVINEKFELPESTEICFLCIHGTFGEDGQIQRLLMRRGIPFTGSDAASSEKAFDKVWSKKLFVQGGIPTPPFFVVGEEKKLPFGPPYVIKPSRQGSSIGVEFVYTMEDFEEAVRKSKQFDHVVIAETLIKGRELTVAILDNKALPIVEIKPKKGFYDYQNKYTKGASEYICPALLTKSQVEAVQKTALDAFHVLGCSIYGRVDIILSENGVPWVLEINTIPGMTETSLFPMAAKAAGLNFAELCEKIVELSFFKWRARESFGVRI; encoded by the coding sequence ATGAAGCCAGGATTGCCTAAACATATAACTGTTTTGAAAGGAGGTCCCTCCGCAGAAAGACAGATTTCTCTGAAGACAGCTTCGGCAGTTGAAAGTGCGCTTTGTGCTCTGGGCTATGAGCTGACAGCAGTCGACGTAATCAATGAAAAGTTCGAACTGCCTGAATCAACGGAAATCTGCTTTTTGTGTATTCATGGGACATTTGGAGAAGACGGACAAATACAAAGACTCTTAATGCGTCGAGGCATTCCTTTTACAGGTAGTGATGCGGCTTCTAGTGAAAAGGCTTTTGATAAGGTTTGGAGTAAGAAACTATTTGTCCAAGGAGGTATTCCTACGCCTCCTTTTTTTGTTGTGGGTGAAGAAAAAAAACTCCCTTTTGGTCCTCCCTACGTCATCAAACCATCAAGGCAGGGTTCAAGCATTGGGGTAGAGTTTGTCTATACTATGGAGGATTTTGAAGAAGCGGTTAGAAAATCAAAACAATTTGATCACGTCGTGATAGCGGAAACGCTTATCAAGGGAAGAGAATTGACAGTGGCAATTTTAGATAACAAAGCACTTCCTATTGTGGAAATTAAACCCAAAAAGGGGTTTTATGACTACCAAAATAAGTATACGAAGGGAGCTTCAGAATACATTTGTCCAGCTTTGTTGACTAAGAGTCAAGTGGAGGCGGTCCAGAAAACAGCTCTGGATGCTTTTCATGTCCTAGGCTGCTCAATTTACGGAAGAGTCGATATCATTTTGTCAGAAAACGGGGTTCCTTGGGTTTTAGAAATAAATACAATCCCTGGAATGACTGAAACCAGTCTGTTCCCAATGGCTGCAAAAGCAGCTGGGCTGAATTTTGCAGAACTTTGTGAAAAGATTGTAGAACTTTCTTTCTTCAAATGGCGCGCCAGAGAGTCTTTTGGTGTCAGGATCTAA